A section of the Apodemus sylvaticus chromosome 10, mApoSyl1.1, whole genome shotgun sequence genome encodes:
- the Polr2a gene encoding DNA-directed RNA polymerase II subunit RPB1 has translation MHGGGPPSGDSACPLRTIKRVQFGVLSPDELKRMSVTEGGIKYPETTEGGRPKLGGLMDPRQGVIERTGRCQTCAGNMTECPGHFGHIELAKPVFHVGFLVKTMKVLRCVCFFCSKLLVDSNNPKIKDILAKSKGQPKKRLTHVYDLCKGKNICEGGEEMDNKFGVEQPEGDEDLTKEKGHGGCGRYQPRIRRSGLELYAEWKHVNEDSQEKKILLSPERVHEIFKRISDEECFVLGMEPRYARPEWMIVTVLPVPPLSVRPAVVMQGSARNQDDLTHKLADIVKINNQLRRNEQNGAAAHVIAEDVKLLQFHVATMVDNELPGLPRAMQKSGRPLKSLKQRLKGKEGRVRGNLMGKRVDFSARTVITPDPNLSIDQVGVPRSIAANMTFAEIVTPFNIDRLQELVRRGNSQYPGAKYIIRDNGDRIDLRFHPKPSDLHLQTGYKVERHMCDGDIVIFNRQPTLHKMSMMGHRVRILPWSTFRLNLSVTTPYNADFDGDEMNLHLPQSLETRAEIQELAMVPRMIVTPQSNRPVMGIVQDTLTAVRKFTKRDVFLERGEVMNLLMFLSTWDGKVPQPAILKPRPLWTGKQIFSLIIPGHINCIRTHSTHPDDEDSGPYKHISPGDTKVVVENGELIMGILCKKSLGTSAGSLVHISYLEMGHDITRLFYSNIQTVINNWLLIEGHTIGIGDSIADSKTYQDIQNTIKKAKQDVIEVIEKAHNNELEPTPGNTLRQTFENQVNRILNDARDKTGSSAQKSLSEYNNFKSMVVSGAKGSKINISQVIAVVGQQNVEGKRIPFGFKHRTLPHFIKDDYGPESRGFVENSYLAGLTPTEFFFHAMGGREGLIDTAVKTAETGYIQRRLIKSMESVMVKYDATVRNSINQVVQLRYGEDGLAGESVEFQNLATLKPSNKAFEKKFRFDYTNERALRRTLQEDLVKDVLSNAHIQNELEREFERMREDREVLRVIFPTGDSKVVLPCNLLRMIWNAQKIFHINPRLPSDLHPIKVVEGVKELSKKLVIVNGDDPLSRQAQENATLLFNIHLRSTLCSRRMAEEFRLSGEAFDWLLGEIESKFNQAIAHPGEMVGALAAQSLGEPATQMTLNTFHYAGVSAKNVTLGVPRLKELINISKKPKTPSLTVFLLGQSARDAERAKDILCRLEHTTLRKVTANTAIYYDPNPQSTVVAEDQEWVNVYYEMPDFDVARISPWLLRVELDRKHMTDRKLTMEQIAEKINAGFGDDLNCIFNDDNAEKLVLRIRIMNSDENKMQEEEEVVDKMDDDVFLRCIESNMLTDMTLQGIEQISKVYMHLPQTDNKKKIIITEDGEFKALQEWILETDGVSLMRVLSEKDVDPVRTTSNDIVEIFTVLGIEAVRKALERELYHVISFDGSYVNYRHLALLCDTMTCRGHLMAITRHGVNRQDTGPLMKCSFEETVDVLMEAAAHGESDPMKGVSENIMLGQLAPAGTGCFDLLLDAEKCKYGMEIPTNIPGLGAAGPTGMFFGSAPSPMGGISPAMTPWNQGATPAYGAWSPSVGSGMTPGAAGFSPSAASDASGFSPGYSPAWSPTPGSPGSPGPSSPYIPSPGGAMSPSYSPTSPAYEPRSPGGYTPQSPSYSPTSPSYSPTSPSYSPTSPNYSPTSPSYSPTSPSYSPTSPSYSPTSPSYSPTSPSYSPTSPSYSPTSPSYSPTSPSYSPTSPSYSPTSPSYSPTSPSYSPTSPSYSPTSPSYSPTSPSYSPTSPSYSPTSPNYSPTSPNYTPTSPSYSPTSPSYSPTSPNYTPTSPNYSPTSPSYSPTSPSYSPTSPSYSPSSPRYTPQSPTYTPSSPSYSPSSPSYSPTSPKYTPTSPSYSPSSPEYTPTSPKYSPTSPKYSPTSPKYSPTSPTYSPTTPKYSPTSPTYSPTSPVYTPTSPKYSPTSPTYSPTSPKYSPTSPTYSPTSPKGSTYSPTSPGYSPTSPTYSLTSPAISPDDSDEEN, from the exons AAACGGATGTCTGTGACAGAGGGTGGTATCAAATACCCAGAGACAACTGAGGGAGGTCGCCCCAAACTTGGGGGACTAATGGATCCACGGCAGGGGGTGATTGAGCGGACTGGCCGCTGCCAAACATGTGCAG GAAACATGACCGAGTGTCCTGGCCACTTTGGCCACATCGAACTGGCCAAGCCTGTGTTTCATGTGGGCTTCCTGGTAAAGACAATGAAGGTTTTGCGCTGTGTCTGCTTCTTCTGCTCCAAACTGCTTGTAGACTCT AACAACCCGAAGATTAAGGACATCCTGGCCAAATCTAAAGGACAGCCCAAGAAACGGCTTACGCATGTCTATGACCTTTGCAAGGGCAAAAACATCTGTGAAGGTGGAGAGGAGATGGACAATAAGTTTGGTGTGGAGCAGCCTGAGGGTGATGAGGATCTGACCAAAGAGAAG GGCCATGGTGGCTGTGGGCGGTATCAGCCCCGGATCCGGCGCTCTGGCCTAGAGTTGTATGCTGAGTGGAAACATGTTAATGAGGACTCACAGGAGAAGAAGATCTTGCTGAGTCCAGAACGAGTGCATGAAATCTTCAAACGCATCTCAGATGAGGAGTGCTTTGTGTTGGGCATGGAGCCTCGCTATGCCCGGCCTGAGTGGATGATTGTCACAGTGTTGCCTgtgcctcctctctctgtgaGACCTGCTGTGGTGATGCAGGGTTCTGCTCGAAACCAG GATGATCTGACTCACAAACTGGCTGACATTGTGAAGATCAACAATCAGCTGCGACGGAACGAACAGAATGGTGCAGCTGCCCATGTCATTGCAGAAGATGTGAAACTTCTCCAGTTCCATGTGGCTACCATGGTGGACAATGAACTGCCTGGCTTACCCCGG GCCATGCAGAAGTCTGGCCGTCCTCTCAAGTCCCTGAAGCAACGGTTGAAGGGCAAAGAAGGACGGGTTCGAGGGAATCTAATGGGCAAGCGAGTGGACTTCTCAGCCCGCACTGTGATCACCCCTGACCCTAACCTATCCATTGACCAAGTTGGTGTGCCCCGCTCCATTGCTGCCAACATGACCTTTGCAGAGATTGTCACACCCTTCAACATTGACAG ACTTCAGGAATTAGTACGCAGGGGGAACAGCCAGTATCCAGGAGCCAAGTACATCATCCGAGACAACGGTGATCGAATTGACTTACGTTTCCATCCTAAGCCCAGTGACCTTCACCTGCAGACTGGCTATAAG GTGGAACGGCACATGTGTGATGGCGACATTGTTATCTTCAATCGTCAACCGACTTTGCACAAAATGTCCATGATGGGACATCGGGTCCGCATCCTCCCCTGGTCTACTTTTCGCTTGAATCTTAG TGTGACCACTCCATACAATGCAGACTTTGATGGAGATGAGATGAATTTGCACCTGCCACAGTCTCTGGAGACACGGGCAGAGATCCAAGAGTTGGCTATGGTGCCTCGAATGATTGTCACCCCCCAGAGCAATCGACCTGTCATGGGTATTGTGCAAGACACACTCACGGCAGTACGCAAATTCACTAAGAGAGATGTCTTCCTGGAGCGG GGTGAAGTGATGAACCTCTTAATGTTTCTGTCCACGTGGGATGGGAAGGTCCCACAACCAGCTATCCTCAAGCCCCGACCCCTGTGGACAGGCAAGCAAATCTTCTCCCTCATCATACCTGGTCACATCAATTGTATCCGTACCCACAGCACCCATCCTGATGATGAAGATAGTGGCCCTTACAAGCACATCTCTCCTGGGGACACCAAA GTGGTAGTGGAAAATGGGGAGCTTATCATGGGCATCCTTTGTAAGAAGTCCCTGGGCACCTCAGCAGGCTCTCTGGTCCACATCTCCTACCTAGAGATGGGTCATGACATCACCCGCCTCTTCTACTCCAACATTCAGACTGTCATTAACAACTGGCTTCTTATCGAAG GTCATACAATTGGCATTGGGGACTCCATTGCAGATTCCAAGACTTACCAGGACATTCAGAACACTATTAAGAAAGCTAAACAGGATGTAATAGAG GTCATTGAGAAGGCTCATAACAATGAGCTAGAACCTACCCCAGGAAACACATTGCGACAGACATTCGAGAATCAAGTGAATCGTATTCTTAATGACGCTCGAGACAAAACTGGCTCCTCTGCACAGAAATCCCTCTCTGAATATAACAACTTCAAGTCTATGGTGGTGTCTGGAGCTAAAGGTTCCAAGATCAACATCTCTCAG GTCATTGCTGTTGTCGGGCAGCAGAACGTAGAGGGCAAGCGGATCCCATTTGGATTTAAGCATCGGACTCTTCCTCACTTTATCAAGGATGATTATGGTCCTGAGAGCAGAGGCTTTGTAGAAAATTCATACTTGGCTGGTCTCACACCcactgagttcttcttccatgcCATGGGAGGACGAGAAGGTCTCATTGACACAGCTGTTAAGACTGCTGAGACTG GGTATATTCAGCGAAGGCTGATAAAATCCATGGAGTCGGTGATGGTGAAATACGATGCGACTGTGAGGAACTCCATCAACCAGGTGGTACAGCTGCGCTATGGCGAGGATGGCCTGGCAGGCGAGAGTGTGGAGTTCCAGAATCTGGCTACACTTAAACCTTCTAATAAAGCTTTTGAGAAGAA GTTCCGTTTTGATTATACCAATGAGAGAGCCCTGCGGCGCACTCTTCAGGAGGATCTGGTAAAGGATGTGCTGAGCAATGCCCACATACAGAATGAGCTGGAGCGGGAATTTGAACGGATGCGTGAGGATCGGGAAGTGCTCAGGGTCATCTTCCCAACTGGTGACAGCAAG GTGGTCCTCCCTTGTAACCTTCTGCGGATGATCTGGAATGCTCAGAAAATCTTCCACATCAACCCTCGCCTTCCCTCTGACCTGCACCCCATCAAAGTGGTAGAGG GAGTCAAAGAATTGAGCAAGAAGTTGGTAATTGTGAATGGAGATGACCCACTAAGTCGGCAGGCACAGGAGAATGCCACATTGCTCTTCAACATCCACCTAAGATCCACACTCTGCTCTCGCCGCATGGCTGAGGAGTTTCGGCTAAGTGGGGAGGCCTTTGACTGGCTGCTTGGGGAGATAGAGTCCAAGTTCAACCAAGCCATT GCCCACCCTGGAGAAATGGTGGGAGCTCTGGCTGCGCAGTCTCTTGGAGAACCTGCCACTCAGATGACCCTGAATACCTTCCACTATGCTGGTGTATCTGCCAAGAATGTGACGCTGGGTGTACCTCGACTTAAGGAGCTTATCAACATTTCCAAGAAGCCAAAGACCCCTTCACTCACTGTCTTCCTGTTAGGTCAATCTGCACGAGATGCTGAAAGGGCCAAG GACATTCTTTGCCGCTTGGAACATACAACATTGAGGAAGGTGACTGCCAATACAGCTATCTACTATGACCCCAACCCCCAGAGCACAGTGGTGGCAGAAGATCAGGAGTGGGTGAATGTGTACTATGAGATGCCTGACTTTGATGTAGCCCGAATATCCCCCTGGCTGCTGCGTGTGGAGCTGGACAGAAAGCACATGACTGACCGGAAGCTTACCATGGAACAGATTGCTGAAAAAATCAATGCTG GTTTTGGCGATGATTTGAATTGTATCTTCAATGATGATAATGCAGAGAAGTTGGTCCTTCGTATccgcatcatgaacagtgatgaAAACAAGATGCAAGAG GAGGAAGAGGTGGTGGATAAGATGGATGATGATGTTTTCCTGCGGTGCATTGAGTCCAACATGCTGACAGACATGACCCTGCAGGGTATCGAGCAGATCAGCAAG GTATACATGCACTTACCTCAGACAGACAACAAGAAGAAGATCATCATCACAGAAGATGGAGAGTTCAAGGCCCTGCAAGAATGGATCTTGGAGACAGATGGTGTGAGCCTGATGCGGGTGCTGAGCGAGAAGGATGTAGACCCTGTGCGCACCACATCCAATGATATTGTAGAGATCTTCACG GTACTGGGCATTGAGGCTGTGCGGAAGGCCCTGGAGCGAGAACTGTACCATGTCATCTCCTTTGATGGTTCTTACGTCAATTATCGGCATTTGGCTCTCCTATGTGACACTATGACATGCCGTGGCCACTTGATGGCCATCACTCGTCATGGAGTCAACCGCCAGGACACTGGGCCTCTCATGAAATGCTCCTTTGAGGAAACG GTGGATGTCCTTATGGAAGCAGCAGCACATGGAGAGAGTGACCCCATGAAGGGAGTCTCTGAGAATATTATGCTGGGCCAGCTTGCTCCAGCTGGTACTGGCTGTTTTGACCTCCTGCTTGATGCTGAGAAATGCAAATATGGCATGGAAATCCCCACCAATATCCCAGGCCTGGGGGCTGCTGGAC CTACTGGCATGTTCTTTGGCTCTGCACCCAGCCCGATGGGAGGAATATCTCCTGCAATGACACCCTGGAACCAGGGTGCAACTCCAGCCTATGGTGCCTGGTCCCCAAGTGTTG GGAGTGGGATGACCCCAGGAGCAGCAGGCTTCTCTCCCAGTGCTGCATCTGATGCCAGTGGCTTCAGCCCAGGTTACTCCCCTGCATGGTCTCCCACACCAGGCTCTCCAGGCTCTCCTGGACCCTCAAGCCCATACATCCCCTCTCCAG GTGGCGCTATGTCTCCCAGCTACTCGCCAACATCACCAGCATATGAGCCACGCTCCCCTGGGGGCTATACACCCCAGAGCCCCTCGTACTCCCCAACTTCACCTTCCTACTCCCCAACCTCTCCATCTTACTCTCCAACCAGTCCCAACTACAGCCCTACCTCCCCTAGCTACTCGCCCACCTCCCCTAGCTACTCCCCAACCTCTCCTTCCTATTCCCCCACCTCTCCTTCCTACTCGCCAACCTCTCCTAGCTACTCACCGACGTCTCCAAGCTATTCCCCAACATCACCTAGCTATtccccaacttctcccagctaCTCGCCGACGTCTCCTAGCTATTCCCCGACATCTCCCAGCTACTCACCGACTTCACCAAGCTATTCTCCCACCTCCCCCAGCTACTCACCAACCTCTCCGAGCTACTCACCAACTTCTCCAAGTTATTCACCAACTTCCCCAAGTTACTCACCTACCAGCCCTAACTATTCTCCAACTAGTCCCAACTATACCCCGACATCACCCAGCTACAGTCCCACCTCACCCAGCTACTCACCTACTAGTCCAAACTATACACCTACAAGCCCTAACTACAGCCCAACCTCTCCAAGCTATTCCCCAACCTCACCCAGTTATTCTCCCACTTCACCGAGCTACTCTCCCTCGAGCCCACGATATACACCACAGTCTCCAACCTACACACCAAGCTCACCAAGCTACAGCCCCAGTTCGCCGAGCTACAGCCCCACTTCACCCAAGTACACCCCTACTAGTCCCTCCTACAGTCCCAGCTCACCAGAGTATACCCCAACTTCTCCCAAATATTCGCCTACGAGCCCTAAATATTCTCCCACTTCTCCCAAGTATTCTCCTACCAGCCCTACTTACTCGCCTACCACCCCAAAATACTCACCAACCTCCCCTACGTACTCGCCAACCTCTCCAGTCTACACCCCGACCTCTCCCAAGTACTCTCCTACtagtcccacctactcacccacttcTCCCAAGTACTCGCCCACcagtcccacctactcacccacctCTCCCAAGGGCTCCACCTATTCTCCCACTTCTCCTGGCTACTCCCCCACTAGCCCCACCTACAGCCTCACCAGCCCAGCCATCAGCCCAGATGACAGTGATGAGGAGAACTGA